A stretch of Saccharothrix texasensis DNA encodes these proteins:
- a CDS encoding extracellular solute-binding protein, whose amino-acid sequence MDHRIDRRSLLRLAGVGALGLAVPSFLTACGGGPSGGGVSNAGKDLAPWPTYVPFTGPTPDAPGDDSGVQPLYLKYPERLVRSVGDTPGDGSDVTVMVLSYGAPPKPVGDNQYWQAVNRALGVNLKVIVVPDPEYGQKMATLMASSGDLPDLVMFSNLALPHAAEFVQARCADLSEFVGGDAVKEYPNLANLPTYAWKGMGRIGGKLHGVPLERPMPANSLFVNRTALDAAGIPLDWTTEQHLDAMKQLTGDRKWGVGWFKTLFGGLGGITYHAGSLGAPNTWSADGGAFAPTLATPQFEQALEVMRELVESGAHYPDSLTTSSTDMQSHFHNGTVATMNDGFGSVSLATMKKIDGRFALDLGRPYGPQATPWQGPGVFGHVTFKKAEPARVKLLLRIVDYLSAPFGTEEHELANYGVEGKHFTKDADGIRTTDLYGQENNSLLPTKYVGAAPAVLYLPGYPDAAKAVHEWQKATLPRSVRNPATGLRSATEAGKGAQLGQIVGEGIAAVAFGRKPLSAWKDVVTQWRQAGGDRVAGELAEEHAANR is encoded by the coding sequence ATGGACCACCGCATCGACCGCCGTTCCCTGCTCCGGCTGGCGGGCGTCGGCGCGCTCGGCCTCGCCGTCCCCTCCTTCCTCACGGCGTGCGGCGGCGGCCCCTCGGGTGGCGGCGTCTCCAACGCGGGCAAGGACCTGGCCCCGTGGCCGACGTACGTGCCGTTCACCGGCCCGACCCCGGACGCCCCCGGCGACGACTCCGGCGTGCAGCCGCTCTACCTGAAGTACCCCGAGCGGCTGGTGCGGTCGGTGGGCGACACCCCGGGCGACGGGTCCGACGTGACGGTGATGGTGCTGTCCTACGGCGCGCCGCCCAAACCGGTCGGCGACAACCAGTACTGGCAGGCGGTCAACCGGGCGCTCGGCGTCAACCTGAAGGTCATCGTGGTGCCCGACCCCGAGTACGGGCAGAAGATGGCCACGCTGATGGCGTCGAGCGGCGACCTGCCGGACCTGGTCATGTTCTCGAACCTGGCGCTGCCGCACGCCGCCGAGTTCGTCCAGGCCCGGTGCGCCGACCTGTCGGAGTTCGTCGGCGGCGACGCGGTCAAGGAGTACCCCAACCTGGCCAACCTGCCCACCTACGCCTGGAAGGGCATGGGCCGCATCGGCGGCAAGCTGCACGGCGTCCCGCTGGAACGCCCGATGCCGGCCAACAGCCTGTTCGTCAACCGCACGGCCCTGGACGCGGCGGGCATACCCCTGGACTGGACGACCGAGCAGCACCTCGACGCGATGAAGCAGCTCACCGGCGACCGCAAGTGGGGCGTCGGCTGGTTCAAGACGCTGTTCGGCGGCCTGGGCGGCATCACCTACCACGCGGGCTCGCTCGGCGCGCCCAACACGTGGTCCGCGGACGGCGGCGCGTTCGCGCCGACCCTGGCCACGCCCCAGTTCGAGCAGGCGCTGGAGGTCATGCGCGAGCTGGTCGAGTCGGGCGCGCACTACCCCGACAGCCTCACCACCAGCTCCACGGACATGCAGAGCCACTTCCACAACGGCACGGTCGCCACCATGAACGACGGGTTCGGCTCGGTGAGCCTGGCGACCATGAAGAAGATCGACGGCCGGTTCGCCCTCGACCTCGGCCGCCCCTACGGGCCGCAGGCCACACCGTGGCAGGGTCCGGGCGTCTTCGGCCACGTCACGTTCAAGAAGGCCGAGCCGGCCCGCGTCAAGCTGCTGCTGCGCATCGTCGACTACCTCAGCGCGCCGTTCGGCACCGAGGAGCACGAGCTGGCCAACTACGGCGTGGAGGGCAAGCACTTCACCAAGGACGCCGACGGCATCAGGACCACCGACCTCTACGGCCAGGAGAACAACTCGCTGCTGCCGACGAAGTACGTCGGCGCCGCGCCGGCGGTCCTCTACCTGCCCGGGTACCCGGACGCGGCCAAGGCCGTGCACGAGTGGCAGAAGGCCACCCTGCCGCGCAGCGTGCGCAACCCCGCCACCGGGCTCCGGTCGGCCACCGAGGCGGGCAAGGGCGCCCAGCTCGGCCAGATCGTCGGGGAGGGGATCGCCGCGGTCGCCTTCGGCCGCAAGCCCTTGTCCGCGTGGAAGGACGTCGTCACCCAGTGGCGGCAGGCGGGCGGCGACCGGGTCGCCGGGGAGCTGGCCGAGGAGCACGCGGCGAACCGGTGA
- a CDS encoding Tat pathway signal sequence domain protein — protein MAMISRRNLILGAAAVGAAAHTGHGAAPAHAAGPRPAAASGVLADGVPLGWLEGGTPRRLAAGSTWGVPWPKGTVPEEQAFALRTAAGQQVPVQTWATAYWPDGSLKWTAHAIGEDVPPAEEYVLTGGTPAGPATAVTVEDGRNEVEVSTGVIRCVIPRKGDQLVRALVRGDREIARNGRLVCLRQDEPGGDEGGTAKAEKFTGRTEKVTVEQSGPVRAVVRVDGGHRHGNRTWLPFTVRLYFYAGSDGVRAVHSFAYDGDEKEDFVRGLGIRFDVPMRDEPHDRHVRFAGPGDGVLSEAVRGVTGLRRDPGAEVRRAQVAGRATPPVSTWDTRVASRLHLVPAFGDYSLRQLSADGFQVRKRTKAGHGWIPVDAGGRAGGLGYVGGPGGGFAFGLRHFWQLHPTQLDVRGAAGETAEVTVWLWSPDAEPMDLRFYHDGLGQDTYPEQLEGLEITYEDYEPGFGTPYGIARTTELVFWALASTPPAERIAELADAVRTPPLVVAPPAHLHAAGVFGDWSPVDRSTPARARIEDRLDLLFAHHSAQVEQRSWYGFWDYGDIMHSYDPDRHVWRYDVGGYAWDNSELSTDLWLWYHYLRTGRAEAFRFAEAMTRHTGEVDVYHLGKWRDLGTRHGVQHWADSAKQARISNAGYRRFLYFLTADERVGDLMRDLVDADRTFLALDPVRKIRTGPYEPDPHALGVSTGTDWSGLALAWLTEWERGGDPVAREKLLNGMRSIAAMPNGFARGSGLYDLDDGTFTPTEPAVGVGSLGAVFGLVELCSELISLTGDEAFTGAWLQYCRLYNGTAAEQQAETGQSWGSLNLRQAHSRLTAYAAAKLGDTRLAQRAWAEFDTGHAGYPKGHDFGSRRVEGPKVLKPVDEADFSTNASAQYALAAIQCLALVGDRLPA, from the coding sequence ATGGCGATGATCTCCCGACGCAACCTCATCCTCGGCGCGGCCGCGGTCGGCGCCGCCGCGCACACCGGTCACGGCGCCGCGCCGGCGCATGCCGCAGGCCCTCGACCGGCCGCGGCGAGCGGCGTCCTGGCCGACGGCGTCCCGCTCGGCTGGCTGGAAGGCGGCACGCCGCGGCGGCTGGCCGCCGGGTCCACCTGGGGCGTGCCGTGGCCGAAGGGCACGGTGCCCGAAGAGCAGGCGTTCGCCCTGCGCACGGCCGCGGGGCAGCAGGTGCCCGTGCAGACGTGGGCCACCGCGTACTGGCCGGACGGCTCGCTGAAGTGGACCGCGCACGCCATCGGCGAGGACGTGCCGCCGGCCGAGGAGTACGTGCTGACCGGCGGCACGCCCGCCGGGCCCGCGACGGCCGTGACGGTCGAGGACGGCCGCAACGAGGTCGAGGTGAGCACCGGCGTCATCCGGTGCGTGATCCCCAGGAAGGGCGACCAGCTGGTCCGCGCCCTGGTCCGGGGCGACCGCGAGATCGCCCGCAACGGCCGCCTGGTGTGCCTGCGGCAGGACGAGCCGGGCGGCGACGAGGGCGGCACGGCGAAGGCGGAGAAGTTCACCGGCCGCACGGAGAAGGTGACGGTCGAGCAGTCCGGCCCGGTCCGCGCCGTCGTCCGCGTCGACGGCGGCCACCGGCACGGCAACCGGACCTGGCTGCCGTTCACCGTGCGCCTGTACTTCTACGCCGGCAGCGACGGCGTCCGCGCGGTGCACAGCTTCGCGTACGACGGCGACGAGAAGGAGGACTTCGTCCGCGGCCTGGGCATCCGGTTCGACGTGCCGATGCGCGACGAGCCCCACGACCGGCACGTGCGCTTCGCCGGACCCGGTGACGGCGTGCTGTCCGAGGCGGTGCGCGGCGTCACCGGACTGCGCCGCGACCCCGGCGCGGAGGTCCGCCGGGCGCAGGTCGCCGGCCGGGCCACGCCACCGGTGTCCACCTGGGACACCAGGGTGGCTTCGCGGCTGCACCTCGTCCCCGCCTTCGGCGACTACTCGCTGCGCCAGCTCTCCGCCGACGGGTTCCAGGTCCGCAAGCGCACCAAGGCGGGCCACGGGTGGATCCCGGTCGACGCCGGCGGCCGGGCGGGCGGGCTCGGGTACGTCGGCGGCCCCGGCGGCGGCTTCGCGTTCGGCCTGCGGCACTTCTGGCAGCTGCACCCCACCCAGCTCGACGTGCGGGGCGCGGCCGGCGAGACGGCCGAGGTCACCGTGTGGCTGTGGTCGCCCGACGCCGAGCCGATGGACCTGCGCTTCTACCACGACGGCCTGGGCCAGGACACCTACCCCGAGCAGCTGGAGGGCCTGGAGATCACCTACGAGGACTACGAGCCGGGGTTCGGCACCCCCTACGGGATCGCGCGCACGACGGAGCTGGTGTTCTGGGCGTTGGCGTCGACGCCGCCCGCCGAGCGGATCGCCGAGCTGGCCGACGCGGTGCGCACCCCGCCGCTGGTCGTCGCACCGCCCGCGCACCTGCACGCCGCCGGCGTGTTCGGCGACTGGTCGCCGGTGGACCGCTCGACCCCGGCGAGGGCGCGCATCGAGGACCGGCTGGACCTCCTGTTCGCCCACCACAGCGCGCAGGTGGAGCAGCGGTCCTGGTACGGGTTCTGGGACTACGGCGACATCATGCACAGCTACGACCCCGACCGGCACGTGTGGCGCTACGACGTCGGCGGCTACGCGTGGGACAACTCGGAGCTGTCCACCGACCTGTGGCTCTGGTACCACTACCTGCGCACCGGCCGGGCCGAGGCGTTCCGCTTCGCCGAGGCGATGACCCGCCACACCGGCGAGGTCGACGTCTACCACCTCGGCAAGTGGCGCGACCTCGGCACGCGGCACGGGGTGCAGCACTGGGCCGACAGCGCGAAGCAGGCGCGCATCAGCAACGCCGGCTACCGGCGGTTCCTGTACTTCCTCACCGCCGACGAACGCGTCGGCGACCTGATGCGCGACCTCGTGGACGCCGACCGGACGTTCCTGGCCCTGGACCCCGTCCGCAAGATCCGCACCGGGCCGTACGAGCCCGACCCGCATGCCCTCGGCGTCAGCACCGGCACCGACTGGAGCGGGCTCGCGCTCGCCTGGCTGACCGAGTGGGAGCGCGGCGGCGACCCGGTCGCCCGCGAGAAGCTGCTCAACGGGATGCGCAGCATCGCCGCGATGCCCAACGGGTTCGCGCGCGGCAGCGGCCTGTACGACCTGGACGACGGCACGTTCACGCCGACGGAGCCCGCGGTGGGCGTCGGGTCGCTGGGCGCGGTGTTCGGCCTGGTCGAGCTGTGCAGCGAGCTGATCTCGCTCACCGGCGACGAGGCGTTCACCGGGGCGTGGTTGCAGTACTGCCGCCTCTACAACGGCACCGCCGCCGAGCAGCAGGCGGAGACGGGGCAGTCGTGGGGCAGCCTGAACCTGCGCCAGGCGCACTCCCGGCTCACCGCCTACGCCGCCGCCAAGCTCGGTGACACCAGGCTCGCCCAGCGGGCCTGGGCGGAGTTCGACACGGGCCACGCGGGCTACCCGAAGGGCCACGACTTCGGGTCGCGGCGGGTCGAGGGGCCGAAGGTGCTCAAGCCGGTGGACGAGGCCGACTTCAGCACCAACGCCTCCGCGCAGTACGCCCTGGCCGCCATCCAGTGCCTCGCCCTGGTGGGCGACCGCCTGCCGGCGTGA
- a CDS encoding LacI family DNA-binding transcriptional regulator, with translation MAAHAGVSVATVSRILSGTYPGAPATRTRVLRAVRELDYVANANARGLAGASSRSVAIIVNSVVSPHYAHVAQGVQTQAAIEGKLCIVGTTGSDPERELATVQLMREEHAECVILVGNVVADEAYRARMAEYARALALAGSQLVLCGRPPLGPDVPALVVEYDNTGGAYAITSHLLSAGHQRILFLGRRDNYTTPESRVAGYRKALADHHVVHDPGLEVEGSMERHEGYRMISERLAAGPADFTAVFAGNDLIAAGARQALLEHGLRIPDDISVVGFDDLPPAADIGLTTVHVPHEELGRTAVRMALQRARDKSGTPERVMLGTHIVVRDSVRPVVRSGARS, from the coding sequence GTGGCCGCCCACGCCGGGGTGTCCGTCGCCACCGTCTCCCGGATCCTGTCCGGCACCTACCCCGGCGCGCCGGCCACGCGGACCAGGGTGCTGCGGGCGGTGCGCGAGCTGGACTACGTGGCCAACGCCAACGCGCGCGGGCTGGCGGGCGCGAGCAGCCGCAGCGTCGCCATCATCGTCAACTCCGTCGTGTCGCCGCACTACGCCCACGTCGCGCAGGGCGTGCAGACCCAGGCCGCGATCGAGGGCAAGCTCTGCATCGTCGGCACGACCGGCAGCGACCCGGAGCGGGAGCTGGCCACGGTCCAGCTCATGCGCGAGGAGCACGCCGAGTGCGTGATCCTGGTCGGCAACGTGGTGGCGGACGAGGCGTACCGCGCCCGGATGGCCGAGTACGCCCGCGCGCTGGCGCTCGCCGGTTCCCAGCTGGTCCTGTGCGGACGCCCGCCGCTCGGGCCGGACGTGCCCGCCCTGGTCGTGGAGTACGACAACACCGGCGGCGCCTACGCCATCACCAGCCACCTGCTGTCGGCGGGCCACCAGCGCATCCTGTTCCTGGGCAGGCGCGACAACTACACCACCCCGGAGAGCCGCGTCGCCGGCTACCGCAAGGCCCTGGCCGACCACCACGTGGTCCACGACCCCGGGTTGGAGGTCGAGGGCAGCATGGAGCGGCACGAGGGCTACCGGATGATCAGCGAACGGCTCGCCGCCGGGCCGGCCGACTTCACCGCCGTGTTCGCGGGCAACGACCTCATCGCCGCCGGCGCCCGCCAGGCGTTGCTCGAGCACGGCCTGCGCATCCCCGACGACATCTCCGTGGTGGGCTTCGACGACCTGCCGCCCGCGGCCGACATCGGCCTCACCACCGTCCACGTGCCGCACGAGGAGCTGGGCCGCACCGCGGTGCGCATGGCCCTGCAACGCGCACGGGACAAGTCGGGAACACCCGAACGGGTCATGCTCGGCACCCACATCGTGGTGCGCGACTCGGTGCGCCCCGTCGTGCGTTCCGGCGCCCGGTCGTGA
- a CDS encoding MFS transporter has protein sequence MVAVLGDLRDNRDLAVLAGGSGVAGLGAQLTLIGFTTELAGSGAFAVAGLFVAVAFGAVLGTPLAGWALDRVPHRLLLVVAVFAQVLLPVGLLFGYQRPPVLYGLVALLGLCGAVVWTCASALVPVAVGEDGAARGHAVLSSARNAGSVAGIVLGGVIAAGPGVQWAVMLDAVCAFTHLALVVVWLRADRDPRRDDGGAAAPGGQWSGWVLLRSDRLLLGRVVAQAVVGVAVAIALVNQVFLVLGPIGGNEFTYGAVLACWSAGLLLGANLTRRVTTTRGLVAAFAAANLVLALALAAPARLPHLVVTAVAWLVAGACGSVQNATLNGLVEARTSDAVRGRVAATAGAVTTCSGVVGLLVAGVVVGAAGPLSALTAASGFALVAALMAVLAVLRRDHLRASVATPDPDRAPDGQGTLVAGSGRWTPRGR, from the coding sequence ATGGTCGCAGTGCTCGGGGATCTGCGGGACAACCGGGACCTGGCGGTGCTGGCGGGCGGGTCCGGCGTGGCCGGTCTCGGCGCGCAGCTCACGCTGATCGGGTTCACCACCGAGCTGGCCGGGTCCGGCGCGTTCGCCGTGGCCGGGCTGTTCGTGGCCGTCGCGTTCGGCGCGGTGCTCGGCACGCCGCTCGCCGGGTGGGCCCTGGACCGGGTGCCCCATCGGCTGCTGCTCGTCGTCGCGGTGTTCGCGCAGGTGCTGCTGCCTGTCGGTCTGCTGTTCGGCTACCAGCGGCCGCCTGTGCTGTACGGCCTGGTGGCGTTGCTGGGCCTGTGCGGCGCGGTCGTGTGGACGTGCGCGTCCGCCCTGGTGCCGGTGGCCGTGGGCGAGGACGGCGCGGCACGCGGTCACGCGGTGTTGTCGTCGGCGCGGAACGCCGGGTCCGTGGCGGGCATCGTGCTCGGCGGGGTGATCGCGGCCGGGCCGGGCGTGCAGTGGGCCGTGATGCTCGACGCGGTGTGCGCGTTCACGCACCTCGCGCTGGTCGTGGTGTGGCTGCGGGCGGACCGGGACCCGAGGCGGGACGACGGCGGCGCGGCCGCGCCGGGCGGCCAGTGGAGCGGCTGGGTGCTGCTGCGCAGCGACCGGCTGCTGCTGGGCCGCGTCGTCGCGCAGGCCGTGGTCGGCGTGGCCGTGGCCATCGCGCTGGTCAACCAGGTGTTCCTGGTCCTGGGCCCGATCGGGGGCAACGAGTTCACCTACGGCGCCGTGCTGGCGTGCTGGAGCGCGGGCCTGCTGCTCGGCGCGAACCTGACCCGCCGCGTCACCACCACGCGGGGGCTGGTCGCGGCCTTCGCCGCCGCGAACCTGGTGCTGGCGCTGGCGCTGGCCGCGCCGGCCCGGCTGCCGCACCTCGTGGTCACGGCGGTCGCGTGGCTGGTCGCCGGCGCGTGCGGCTCGGTGCAGAACGCGACGCTGAACGGCTTGGTCGAGGCCAGGACCTCGGACGCGGTCCGGGGACGCGTGGCCGCCACCGCCGGCGCGGTCACCACCTGCTCGGGCGTGGTCGGCCTGCTGGTGGCGGGCGTGGTCGTCGGCGCCGCCGGCCCGCTGTCCGCGTTGACCGCGGCGTCGGGGTTCGCCCTGGTGGCGGCGCTCATGGCGGTGCTGGCGGTGCTCCGCCGCGACCACCTGCGCGCCTCCGTGGCGACACCGGACCCCGACCGCGCGCCGGACGGTCAGGGGACGCTGGTCGCGGGTTCGGGCCGGTGGACGCCTCGCGGCCGGTAG